One window of Candidatus Limnocylindrales bacterium genomic DNA carries:
- a CDS encoding TIGR00730 family Rossman fold protein, with product MRKTESPRAHALAADDMLMAVEIFQETLRGMEFLQSVEPAVTMFGSARIPPRHKYYRLARDTGFAFARAGYGVITGGGPGLMEAANRGARQAKGRSIGCNITLPFEQKPNRYVDAFMEFKYFHVRKHMLRKASNAIILLPGGLGTLDEIFEALTLMQTSKSRLLPVVVMGIDFWSHLREFMHNAMLGHGTISRSDLSLYTATDDPAEAVALVRAVTKAKHRATAVRRIVREHRARKGFAV from the coding sequence ATGAGAAAAACCGAAAGCCCCCGTGCCCACGCGCTCGCCGCCGACGACATGCTGATGGCGGTGGAGATTTTCCAGGAGACGCTTCGCGGGATGGAGTTTCTCCAGAGCGTCGAGCCGGCCGTGACAATGTTCGGCTCGGCGCGCATCCCGCCCCGGCACAAGTACTATCGCCTCGCACGCGACACCGGCTTCGCATTCGCCCGCGCAGGTTACGGCGTGATCACCGGCGGCGGTCCGGGCCTGATGGAAGCGGCCAATCGCGGCGCCAGGCAGGCCAAAGGGCGCAGCATCGGCTGCAACATCACGCTGCCGTTCGAGCAGAAACCGAACCGCTACGTCGATGCGTTCATGGAGTTCAAATACTTCCACGTCCGCAAGCACATGCTCCGCAAGGCTTCGAACGCGATCATTCTTCTGCCTGGCGGCCTCGGAACGCTCGACGAAATCTTCGAAGCGCTGACGCTCATGCAGACCAGCAAATCGCGGCTGCTGCCGGTGGTCGTCATGGGTATCGACTTCTGGAGCCATCTTCGCGAGTTCATGCACAACGCGATGCTCGGGCACGGGACAATCTCGCGCAGCGATCTGTCGCTCTACACGGCCACGGACGATCCGGCCGAAGCGGTCGCGCTGGTGCGCGCGGTCACGAAAGCGAAACATCGCGCGACGGCTGTCCGGCGCATCGTGCGCGAGCATCGCGCTCGAAAGGGATTCGCAGTCTGA
- a CDS encoding protein-L-isoaspartate(D-aspartate) O-methyltransferase: MSTDERARMVENHLARRGIGNPRILEAFRRVPREQFLPPELAEFAYRDAPLPIAEGQTISQPYVVAMTVDALDLKGGERVLEIGTGSGYAAAILSQVASKVFTVERYESLANDARERLARLGYDNVEVLHGDGTLGWPEHAPYDAIAVAAGGPRPPEALLSQLKSGGRLVIPVGETESQVLLTITKHASGELTEERLAEVRFVPLIGEQGWADDKRGDIEIARVRSSTGDASLVRLVTETAEPITDLNSSCVEALVERIGDARLVLLGEATHGTSEFYRMRARITMELIEKRGFDFVAVEADWPDAARIDTYVLGEPPRSGLKFTPFSRFPAWMWRNEEVDEFVGRLRAYNLSRTDRAERVGFHGLDLYSMFTSMAAVLEYLGGVDPAAANAARARYGTLTPWQKDPAAYGKAVLVGRYASSEEAVVRILRDLLQRRMDYALKDGERFFDAVQNARVVADAERYYRAMYYGSATSWNLRDSHMFDTLQSLLAFYGPQSRGIVWEHNSHLGDARATEMSERGELNVGQLCREKFGDKVYIVGFGTDHGTVAAASNWDEPVERMTVRPSHEESYERLFHDSDVPAFLTHLREPRRADLRDELMPSRLERAIGVIYRPETERGSHYFYASLPQQFDEYIWFDRTTAVSPLPAPARDAHGQLPETYPFGL, encoded by the coding sequence ATGAGCACCGACGAACGCGCTCGCATGGTCGAAAATCACCTCGCCCGTCGCGGTATCGGCAACCCGCGGATTCTCGAAGCGTTCCGGCGGGTTCCGCGTGAGCAATTCCTGCCGCCGGAGCTTGCGGAGTTCGCATATCGCGACGCGCCCCTGCCGATCGCAGAGGGGCAGACGATCTCGCAGCCGTATGTCGTCGCCATGACCGTCGATGCGCTCGATCTCAAGGGCGGAGAACGCGTTCTCGAAATCGGGACGGGGTCCGGATACGCGGCAGCGATTCTCAGTCAGGTTGCCAGCAAAGTCTTCACGGTCGAGCGCTACGAATCGCTCGCGAACGACGCACGCGAACGGCTCGCACGGCTCGGCTACGACAATGTGGAAGTGCTCCACGGCGACGGCACGCTCGGCTGGCCAGAGCACGCGCCGTACGATGCGATCGCTGTCGCTGCCGGCGGGCCTCGTCCTCCGGAAGCGCTTTTGTCTCAACTGAAAAGCGGCGGCCGGCTGGTGATTCCGGTCGGAGAGACCGAATCGCAGGTCCTGCTCACAATCACGAAACACGCTTCCGGCGAGTTGACGGAAGAGCGGCTTGCCGAGGTGCGATTCGTTCCTCTTATCGGAGAGCAGGGATGGGCCGACGACAAACGAGGCGACATCGAAATCGCCCGCGTTCGTTCGAGTACTGGTGACGCATCGCTCGTACGACTCGTCACCGAGACGGCCGAGCCGATCACCGATCTGAATTCATCGTGCGTCGAAGCGCTTGTCGAGCGGATCGGCGATGCGCGCCTCGTTCTGCTCGGTGAGGCGACACACGGAACCAGCGAGTTCTACCGGATGCGCGCCCGCATCACGATGGAGCTGATCGAAAAGCGCGGGTTCGATTTCGTGGCGGTCGAGGCCGACTGGCCCGATGCCGCACGCATCGATACTTACGTGCTCGGCGAGCCGCCGCGCTCCGGTCTCAAGTTCACTCCGTTCAGCAGGTTCCCTGCCTGGATGTGGCGCAACGAAGAGGTCGACGAGTTTGTCGGACGGCTCCGCGCGTACAATCTTTCCCGCACGGATCGCGCCGAGCGAGTCGGATTCCACGGCCTCGACCTCTACAGCATGTTCACGTCGATGGCTGCCGTTCTCGAATATCTCGGCGGCGTGGACCCTGCGGCGGCGAATGCGGCTCGCGCCAGATACGGCACGCTGACTCCGTGGCAGAAGGATCCTGCCGCATACGGAAAGGCCGTGCTGGTCGGTCGCTACGCGAGCTCGGAAGAAGCGGTCGTGCGGATCCTGCGTGATCTGCTGCAGCGGCGCATGGATTACGCGCTCAAGGACGGCGAGCGATTCTTCGACGCGGTGCAGAACGCGCGCGTCGTGGCCGACGCCGAGCGCTATTACCGGGCCATGTATTACGGATCGGCGACGTCGTGGAACCTGCGCGACTCGCACATGTTCGACACGCTGCAATCGCTTCTCGCCTTCTATGGCCCGCAATCGCGAGGAATCGTCTGGGAGCACAACTCGCACTTGGGTGATGCGCGCGCGACGGAAATGAGCGAGCGCGGCGAGCTCAACGTCGGCCAGCTCTGCCGCGAGAAGTTCGGCGACAAGGTCTATATCGTCGGTTTTGGAACCGACCACGGCACGGTGGCGGCCGCTTCGAACTGGGACGAACCGGTCGAGCGCATGACCGTGCGGCCGTCACACGAGGAAAGCTATGAACGGCTGTTCCATGATTCGGACGTGCCGGCCTTCCTCACGCATCTGCGCGAGCCGCGGCGCGCGGACCTCCGTGACGAGCTGATGCCGTCGCGACTCGAACGCGCGATCGGAGTGATCTATCGACCCGAAACCGAGCGCGGCAGCCATTACTTCTACGCGAGCCTTCCGCAGCAGTTCGACGAATACATCTGGTTCGACCGCACGACCGCCGTTTCGCCGTTGCCCGCGCCGGCTCGCGATGCGCACGGCCAGCTGCCGGAGACGTATCCGTTCGGGCTTTGA
- a CDS encoding protein-L-isoaspartate(D-aspartate) O-methyltransferase, with protein sequence MHTASALSSAALVVLFFPAIAAIAVDAPGTSNHDGATSTSPDPRDVARNEMIATIRRYSAAGPHPISRQIEDVMARIPREQFVPENVRASSYKDMPLPIGHGQTISQPYIVALMTELAAVDKDDVVLEIGTGSGYQAAVLAGLAKQVYTIEIVEPLGRQAAQTLGRLGYRNVEVRIGDGYKGWPEHAPFDAIVVTAAPDRIPEPLIAQLRPGGRLVVPVGGSLADQNLTVLEKKADGSTTTREVLPVRFVPLTRSSDENAPDRAAQPGQPGQH encoded by the coding sequence TTGCACACTGCGTCCGCGCTATCGTCAGCCGCACTCGTCGTGCTGTTTTTTCCCGCGATCGCCGCGATCGCGGTCGATGCCCCTGGCACCTCGAACCACGATGGAGCAACGAGCACTTCTCCGGATCCCCGGGACGTCGCCCGCAACGAGATGATTGCGACGATTCGTCGCTACTCCGCTGCCGGGCCACATCCGATCAGCCGGCAGATCGAGGACGTGATGGCGCGTATCCCGAGAGAGCAGTTCGTACCGGAGAACGTGCGGGCTTCTTCGTACAAGGACATGCCGCTGCCGATCGGTCACGGGCAGACGATCTCGCAGCCGTACATCGTCGCGCTCATGACCGAGCTCGCAGCCGTCGACAAGGACGACGTGGTTCTCGAGATCGGCACGGGCTCGGGCTACCAGGCGGCAGTGCTCGCCGGCCTCGCAAAACAGGTCTACACGATCGAAATCGTCGAGCCGCTCGGACGACAGGCGGCGCAGACGCTGGGTCGTCTCGGATACCGGAACGTCGAGGTCCGCATCGGCGATGGTTACAAGGGATGGCCGGAGCACGCTCCATTCGATGCGATCGTCGTCACGGCCGCGCCGGATCGCATTCCGGAGCCGCTCATCGCGCAGCTGCGGCCGGGCGGCAGGCTCGTGGTACCGGTCGGAGGCTCGCTCGCGGATCAGAACCTCACCGTGCTCGAGAAAAAGGCGGACGGTTCGACTACGACGCGGGAGGTTTTGCCGGTGCGGTTCGTTCCGCTGACACGCTCGAGCGATGAGAACGCCCCGGACCGCGCAGCCCAGCCAGGCCAGCCAGGCCAGCATTGA
- a CDS encoding TetR/AcrR family transcriptional regulator, whose amino-acid sequence MERKFIFLRDGGSVSGQTPEDVRKLSRKEREQQFRLNLILDAAEEVFAETSFAGASVEAIAQRAEISVGTLYNLFRSKEDVYRALVSRAQNNFFDIIEERVNEARGPLEKVHTVVGYYFEHFHRYSRQFRLYVSATNGFQWELRNKLADEALQRQGEFHKRLTDICQQGMDEGVFKRGIPADLLATNILAIPHPILAHWLSNEGSDLLTLLPFSITIVNRIVGADVH is encoded by the coding sequence TTGGAACGCAAGTTCATTTTTCTGAGAGACGGGGGATCGGTGTCGGGGCAAACTCCAGAAGACGTACGGAAACTCAGCCGGAAGGAACGCGAGCAGCAGTTCCGCCTGAACCTGATTCTGGATGCCGCCGAAGAGGTCTTCGCCGAGACCTCCTTTGCTGGAGCCTCGGTGGAGGCGATCGCCCAGCGGGCCGAGATCTCCGTCGGTACCCTCTACAACCTGTTTCGGTCGAAGGAAGACGTCTACCGCGCGCTGGTTTCGCGCGCGCAGAATAACTTCTTCGACATCATCGAGGAGCGCGTCAACGAAGCGCGCGGCCCGCTCGAGAAAGTCCATACAGTCGTTGGCTACTATTTTGAGCACTTTCACCGTTACTCGCGCCAGTTCCGTCTGTACGTCTCGGCTACCAACGGCTTTCAGTGGGAGCTGCGCAACAAGCTCGCCGACGAAGCGCTCCAGCGCCAGGGAGAGTTCCACAAGCGCCTGACCGACATCTGCCAGCAGGGAATGGACGAAGGCGTCTTCAAGCGCGGCATCCCGGCCGATCTGCTGGCCACCAACATTCTTGCAATCCCGCATCCCATCCTGGCCCACTGGCTGTCCAACGAGGGCAGCGACCTTCTGACGCTGCTTCCGTTCTCGATCACCATCGTGAATCGAATCGTCGGGGCCGACGTCCACTGA
- a CDS encoding GNAT family N-acetyltransferase, which translates to MSQSLPDDVRSYSMDALLRDGGSIHVRSIRPDDKELLRAHFHTLSPRSVYTRFFGAKRDLTPEELAYFTEMDGVDRVGLVATLRTSDGEKIIGVGRYFRQGKARDCAEVAFAVSDGQQRRGIASMLLEHLAGIARTHGITEFAADVLGENNHMLHVFEHSGFKVHRSIASGVFHVTFPTEETPAHIEVSHERERRAAAESVRPILAPKSVAVIGASRNPESIGGMLVRNLIQGGFRGPIYPVNPHADQIEGLKAYRSVADIGAPIEMAVIATPAAAVAEVVADCARAGVRGVVVISSGFGETGGGMERDRERELLALVRGSGMRMVGPNCMGVLNTEPAVSMNATFAPKMPPGGGVAMLSQSGALGLVILDLAEQLGIGLSTFISAGNKADISSNDMLAYWVDDPNTRVILLYLESFGNPRKFARVAPDVARIKPIVAMKSGRSAAGRRAASSHTAALASLDIAVETLFEQCGVIRTDTMAQLFDVTALLATQPVPQGARVGVVTNAGGPGILLADACDARGLTLPELSPETRLKLSEFLPAQAGLSNPVDLLAAATPEQYMRAIEVVGNDSSVDAVVVICIPVVASQTDDIAHAIARGAERIPADKPILTNFLSSRGAPRVLSQGARGAIPSFAFPEDAAIALSAAARYGAWRRKPRGKFETLTAFERDAVRAVIDRVVEGADGPRWLGNEDLSTVLRAARIPFAESVDVRTADAVAAAGRLGYPLVVKVSSPAVLHKSDVGGVILGVESDESLAEAIATLSRRMEAAGHRLERVLLQRQVIGGVESLVGVTVDAVFGPLLVVGMGGVLVELLGDASFHLTPVSDLDAREMIDRLRSRALFDGFRGAEPADRDALVHLVLRVSALVEAVPELVELDLNPVKVLARGAGAVAVDGRMRVKPYATKG; encoded by the coding sequence ATGAGCCAATCGTTACCTGACGACGTCCGAAGCTATTCGATGGACGCGCTGCTGCGCGATGGTGGTTCCATCCACGTACGGTCGATCCGCCCCGACGACAAGGAACTGCTGCGCGCGCATTTCCACACGCTTTCGCCGCGGTCGGTGTACACGCGTTTCTTCGGAGCCAAGCGCGATCTCACGCCGGAGGAGCTGGCCTATTTCACGGAGATGGACGGCGTCGACAGAGTCGGGCTCGTCGCCACGCTCCGCACGAGCGACGGCGAGAAGATCATCGGCGTCGGCCGCTACTTTCGTCAGGGCAAGGCACGCGACTGCGCCGAGGTCGCGTTCGCAGTCTCCGACGGCCAGCAGCGGCGCGGAATCGCATCGATGCTGCTCGAGCACCTCGCCGGCATCGCCCGCACCCATGGAATCACCGAGTTCGCCGCCGACGTGCTCGGCGAGAACAATCACATGCTCCACGTATTCGAGCACAGCGGCTTCAAGGTTCATCGATCGATCGCCAGTGGAGTATTCCATGTGACGTTTCCGACCGAGGAGACGCCGGCCCACATCGAAGTAAGCCACGAGCGCGAGAGACGTGCCGCCGCCGAGAGCGTACGTCCGATCCTTGCGCCGAAGTCCGTCGCCGTCATCGGAGCATCGCGCAACCCGGAGAGCATCGGCGGGATGCTCGTACGGAACCTGATCCAGGGCGGGTTTCGCGGTCCGATCTATCCGGTCAATCCGCACGCCGACCAGATCGAAGGGCTCAAGGCATACCGGAGCGTGGCAGACATCGGGGCACCGATCGAGATGGCTGTGATTGCGACTCCCGCAGCTGCCGTTGCCGAAGTGGTCGCCGATTGCGCGAGAGCCGGAGTGCGCGGCGTCGTCGTGATCTCCTCCGGCTTCGGCGAGACCGGCGGCGGCATGGAACGCGACCGCGAACGCGAGCTTCTCGCGCTGGTGCGCGGCTCGGGAATGCGCATGGTCGGCCCCAACTGCATGGGCGTGCTCAACACGGAGCCGGCCGTCTCGATGAATGCGACGTTTGCGCCGAAGATGCCGCCGGGCGGCGGCGTCGCGATGCTCTCGCAGAGCGGTGCGCTCGGGCTTGTCATTCTCGATCTGGCCGAGCAGCTCGGCATCGGGCTGTCCACGTTCATCTCCGCGGGGAACAAGGCCGACATCTCGAGCAACGACATGCTCGCGTACTGGGTCGATGATCCGAACACGCGCGTCATACTTCTTTACCTGGAAAGCTTCGGGAACCCGCGCAAGTTCGCCCGGGTTGCGCCGGACGTCGCCCGCATCAAACCGATCGTCGCCATGAAGTCGGGCCGGTCGGCGGCCGGACGTCGCGCGGCGTCGAGCCATACGGCAGCGCTGGCAAGCCTCGACATCGCGGTCGAGACGCTTTTCGAACAGTGCGGCGTCATTCGCACCGATACGATGGCGCAGCTGTTCGACGTGACGGCGCTGCTTGCCACGCAGCCGGTGCCGCAAGGCGCGCGCGTCGGCGTCGTCACCAATGCCGGTGGGCCTGGCATCCTGCTGGCCGATGCATGCGACGCGCGAGGGCTCACGCTCCCGGAGCTTTCGCCGGAAACCAGACTGAAGCTGAGCGAGTTCCTTCCCGCCCAGGCCGGGCTTTCCAATCCCGTGGACCTTCTGGCCGCCGCGACGCCCGAGCAGTACATGCGCGCCATCGAAGTGGTGGGAAACGATTCCTCGGTCGATGCTGTCGTCGTGATCTGCATTCCTGTCGTTGCGTCACAAACCGATGACATCGCACACGCGATCGCGCGCGGAGCCGAACGCATTCCAGCCGACAAACCGATCCTCACCAACTTCCTGTCTTCCCGCGGCGCGCCGCGGGTGTTGTCGCAGGGAGCGCGCGGAGCCATCCCGTCGTTCGCGTTTCCGGAGGACGCAGCAATCGCGCTGTCGGCTGCGGCGCGCTACGGGGCGTGGCGCCGGAAACCCCGCGGAAAATTCGAAACGCTGACGGCGTTCGAGCGCGACGCCGTCCGGGCGGTCATCGACCGTGTCGTCGAAGGCGCCGACGGGCCGCGATGGCTCGGCAACGAAGATCTGTCCACCGTGCTGCGGGCAGCACGCATTCCGTTTGCCGAATCGGTCGACGTCCGCACGGCCGACGCGGTGGCTGCGGCTGGCCGGCTCGGTTATCCGCTCGTCGTCAAGGTCAGCAGCCCGGCCGTTCTTCACAAGAGCGATGTGGGCGGCGTGATCCTTGGCGTGGAGAGCGACGAATCGCTCGCCGAAGCCATCGCGACGTTGTCGCGTCGCATGGAAGCTGCGGGCCATCGGCTCGAGCGCGTGCTGCTTCAGCGGCAGGTCATCGGCGGCGTCGAGAGCCTGGTCGGAGTGACGGTCGATGCCGTGTTCGGGCCGCTGCTCGTGGTCGGTATGGGCGGCGTGCTGGTCGAGCTGCTCGGGGACGCGTCGTTTCACCTGACGCCGGTCAGCGACCTCGATGCACGCGAGATGATCGACCGCCTGAGGTCGCGTGCACTGTTCGACGGATTCCGCGGAGCCGAGCCGGCCGATCGCGATGCGCTCGTTCATCTGGTGCTGCGGGTCTCTGCGCTGGTCGAAGCCGTTCCGGAGCTCGTCGAGCTTGATCTGAATCCCGTAAAGGTGCTCGCACGCGGAGCGGGCGCCGTCGCGGTGGATGGTCGAATGCGCGTAAAGCCGTACGCAACCAAGGGGTGA
- a CDS encoding cytidylate kinase-like family protein, translating to MGFPVICISHTDGCGGEKIGHDVADRLGYRYVNEEIILEAARLARVDPHIVAAAEHKQSLLERILDSLVSAQEKLGLTALAAGIGVPASSGPSQHADRDDLRSMIRAAVGEVAKGGKAVIAAHAASLALAGRPGVLRVLVTAPDEARCSRIGNERSLSAEEAAEAVAAGDAGRREYLRSFYDVDAEIPTLYDMVLNTEILTPEQISTMIVAAAQ from the coding sequence ATGGGATTTCCCGTGATCTGCATCTCGCACACGGACGGCTGCGGCGGTGAGAAGATCGGCCATGACGTCGCCGACCGGCTGGGCTATCGCTACGTGAACGAGGAGATCATCCTCGAAGCGGCGCGGCTTGCCCGCGTCGATCCGCACATCGTGGCGGCAGCAGAGCACAAGCAGTCGCTGCTCGAGCGGATTCTCGACAGCCTCGTCTCGGCACAGGAAAAACTTGGTCTGACCGCCCTCGCGGCGGGGATCGGCGTGCCGGCCTCGAGCGGTCCGTCTCAGCATGCCGACCGCGACGACCTTCGCAGCATGATTCGCGCCGCCGTCGGAGAAGTCGCAAAGGGCGGCAAGGCGGTGATCGCTGCTCACGCGGCATCGCTCGCGCTCGCCGGGCGACCTGGCGTGCTTCGGGTGCTCGTCACGGCGCCCGACGAAGCGCGCTGCAGCCGCATCGGGAACGAACGCAGCCTTTCGGCGGAAGAAGCTGCCGAAGCGGTCGCCGCGGGCGACGCGGGACGGCGGGAGTACCTTCGTTCGTTCTACGACGTCGACGCCGAGATCCCGACGCTTTACGACATGGTGCTCAACACCGAGATCCTGACGCCGGAGCAGATTTCGACGATGATTGTCGCGGCCGCGCAGTAG
- a CDS encoding porin family protein, which yields MRRNLVLLVGAVALIGSATRARAGAYGETEQVEESPRAASAAAMHYEEENDYARVGPYLGVGGNYAIQNFDNHGPGNVGNSSGFHVRAGYRVHPNVAIEALYDHFLEFDNDGQARRLGNTHTTDHYDGWQATLNVKGYILTGRWQPYVLAGVGYIDINGHNVVDRSGPGNDLVTRFGLGMDACITEHIAMGPEVAYVLPFGDANNMDLITVALGLRYKF from the coding sequence ATGAGACGTAATCTTGTATTGCTCGTCGGCGCCGTTGCGCTGATCGGAAGCGCAACCCGTGCACGTGCCGGCGCATACGGCGAAACCGAACAGGTCGAGGAATCGCCGCGGGCGGCGTCGGCAGCCGCCATGCACTACGAAGAGGAGAACGACTACGCGCGAGTCGGTCCGTACCTCGGCGTCGGCGGCAACTACGCGATCCAGAACTTCGACAATCACGGCCCGGGAAACGTGGGCAACAGCAGCGGCTTTCATGTGCGCGCCGGCTACCGCGTTCATCCGAACGTCGCGATCGAAGCGCTGTACGACCATTTCCTCGAGTTCGACAACGACGGCCAAGCCCGACGTCTCGGCAACACGCACACGACTGATCACTACGACGGCTGGCAGGCTACGCTCAACGTCAAGGGGTACATCCTGACGGGACGCTGGCAGCCGTACGTTCTCGCTGGTGTCGGTTACATCGATATCAACGGCCACAACGTGGTCGACAGGAGCGGACCCGGGAACGATCTCGTGACGCGCTTCGGCCTCGGCATGGATGCCTGCATCACCGAGCACATCGCGATGGGACCGGAGGTGGCCTATGTGCTGCCGTTCGGCGACGCGAACAACATGGATCTGATCACCGTCGCGCTCGGTCTTCGCTACAAGTTCTGA
- a CDS encoding DUF3300 domain-containing protein, which translates to MKRKGIVSSMMVAAAIVLAAGRAGAADPPAAKPFSAAQLEQLVAPIALYPDPLMAQILMASTYPLEIVEASRWLKKNPGLKGDKLDAALKEQAWDPSVKGLCAVPDVVHRMSDNLDWTQDLGDAFLAQQSEVLDTVQKMRSKAYEAGNLKTTEQQQVVVKEEQGTQVIIVEPASPEVIYVPQYSPQVVYGSSWAYPAPYYPAMYAPPGYGLLAFGAGMAVGAAIWGDCDWNNGWHGGGDWHGGNNNININNNNFNNFNNRTDINGGRGNNNTGGGRWNHNPEHRKGANYRDSKTAQQFGAKSGQNRVSRDQARGFADSKGGRLGSSPTQGRGSASDRMSGNRGGAGGRGAGGVAGDRMSGGAGNRGGASDRMSSGAGNRGGAGASNRASGAGSRGGSSSGRGSVSQGSRGGAGGGAYNRSGSSSFDRAASQRGASSRGSTSYGGG; encoded by the coding sequence ATGAAGCGCAAGGGAATCGTTTCTTCCATGATGGTCGCGGCGGCGATCGTTCTCGCCGCCGGCCGCGCCGGTGCGGCCGATCCGCCGGCGGCAAAACCGTTCAGCGCAGCACAGCTCGAACAGCTCGTCGCGCCGATCGCGCTGTATCCGGATCCGCTGATGGCCCAGATCCTGATGGCGTCGACGTATCCGCTCGAGATCGTCGAGGCGAGCCGCTGGCTGAAGAAGAATCCAGGACTCAAAGGCGACAAGCTCGATGCCGCGCTGAAAGAGCAGGCGTGGGATCCGAGCGTCAAAGGCCTGTGCGCCGTTCCCGACGTCGTTCACAGGATGAGCGACAATCTCGACTGGACGCAGGACCTCGGCGACGCGTTCCTCGCGCAGCAGAGCGAAGTACTCGACACGGTCCAGAAGATGCGTTCGAAGGCGTACGAGGCCGGCAACCTGAAGACGACCGAGCAGCAGCAGGTCGTCGTCAAGGAAGAGCAGGGCACGCAGGTCATCATCGTCGAACCGGCGAGCCCGGAAGTGATCTACGTTCCGCAGTACTCACCGCAGGTCGTCTACGGCTCGTCGTGGGCGTATCCGGCGCCGTACTATCCGGCGATGTATGCGCCGCCCGGATACGGGTTGCTCGCGTTCGGCGCCGGAATGGCTGTCGGTGCAGCGATCTGGGGCGACTGCGACTGGAACAACGGCTGGCACGGCGGCGGCGACTGGCACGGCGGCAACAACAACATCAACATCAACAACAACAACTTCAACAACTTCAACAACCGCACCGACATCAACGGCGGCCGTGGCAACAACAACACCGGGGGCGGTCGCTGGAACCACAATCCCGAGCATCGCAAGGGCGCGAACTATCGCGACTCGAAGACTGCGCAGCAGTTCGGAGCGAAGAGCGGTCAGAACCGCGTCTCGCGCGATCAGGCGCGCGGCTTTGCCGATTCGAAGGGAGGCCGTCTCGGATCTTCTCCGACGCAGGGCCGCGGCAGTGCGAGCGATCGCATGTCCGGCAATCGCGGCGGTGCGGGCGGTCGCGGCGCTGGCGGCGTCGCCGGCGATCGGATGAGCGGCGGCGCGGGAAATCGCGGCGGTGCGAGTGACCGCATGAGCAGCGGTGCCGGCAATCGCGGCGGCGCGGGCGCGAGCAACCGTGCGTCGGGTGCCGGCAGTCGCGGAGGCAGCTCCTCGGGACGCGGCAGCGTGTCGCAGGGTTCGCGCGGCGGCGCCGGCGGCGGTGCATACAATCGTTCCGGCAGCTCGTCGTTCGATCGCGCAGCCAGCCAGCGCGGCGCTTCGAGTCGCGGCAGCACGTCCTACGGCGGAGG